The DNA sequence CAACACGGTCGACTTCGACGAGAACAAGTGCCTGTCACCGCTGCCACGTGCCTATCAGTGGGCGGACGGTAGCGCCTATGTGAACCACGTTGAGCTGGTACGTAAGGCCCGTGGCGCCGAGATGCCAGAAACCTTCTGGACAGATCCTCTGGTGTATCAGGGCGGTTCTGACAGCTTTATCGCGCCTAAGGCGGATATCGAGCTGGCCAGCGAAGAGTGGGGCATAGATTTTGAATCTGAAGTGGCAGTGATCACCGACGACGTGCCTATGGGCATAGACGCAGAGTCGGCCGAGAAGCATATCAAGCTGCTGATGCTGGTGAACGATGTGTCGCTGCGTAACCTGATCCCAGCCGAGCTGGCCAAGGGCTTCGGTTTCTTCCAGTCTAAGCCGTCCAGCAGCTTCTCACCTGTTGCCGTGACTCCTGATGAGCTGGGTGACAAGTGGCATGAGTCTAAGGTGCATCTGCCGTTGATCACCCATCTGAACAACGAGCTGTTTGGTAAGCCAAACTGTGGCATCGACATGACCTTTAACTTCAGTCAGTTGATTGCCCATTTCACCAAGACTCGCCCGCTGGGCGCCGGCGCCATCATAGGTTCGGGCACCATCTCTAACTATGATCGCAGCGCTGGCTCTAGCTGTCTGGCCGAGACCCGTATGCTGGAGACCATCAGCGACGGTAAGCCATCGACCTCATTCATGCGTTTCGGTGATCGCGTGCGCATCGAGATGCTGGATGAAAATGAGCAATCTATCTTTGGTGCCATCGACCAGCAGGTGGTTGAGTACAAAGGTTAATTCTCAAAAACTTTTGAGACTTCGGGGCGACCAAGGTTGCCCCGTTTTTGTAACAGCCGCCGGGCAATGGGCGGAGAGAATAGGAGCCATGTGATGAAATTATTGGGCTACTGGCGCTCCAGCGCCGCTTATCGGGTGCGTATCGCATTGAATTTGAAGGGACTGGATGCAGAGCTCGAATCCGTGCATCTGGTGAAGAATGGCGGCGAGCAGCACCTGCCTGAGTATGCCGCGCTCAATCCC is a window from the Shewanella loihica PV-4 genome containing:
- a CDS encoding fumarylacetoacetate hydrolase family protein, giving the protein MKLASYNNGRRDGQLMLVSKDLTKAVAVPAIAHTMQQLLDAWDLLQPQLQELYEALNQGVLDNTVDFDENKCLSPLPRAYQWADGSAYVNHVELVRKARGAEMPETFWTDPLVYQGGSDSFIAPKADIELASEEWGIDFESEVAVITDDVPMGIDAESAEKHIKLLMLVNDVSLRNLIPAELAKGFGFFQSKPSSSFSPVAVTPDELGDKWHESKVHLPLITHLNNELFGKPNCGIDMTFNFSQLIAHFTKTRPLGAGAIIGSGTISNYDRSAGSSCLAETRMLETISDGKPSTSFMRFGDRVRIEMLDENEQSIFGAIDQQVVEYKG